The Nothobranchius furzeri strain GRZ-AD chromosome 8, NfurGRZ-RIMD1, whole genome shotgun sequence sequence GTTATCAATTTTATCAAATGTATCAGCTTAATCTGTCTCTGCAGCAGACTTGCTGGATTTTAAACGGTATCCTTTTAGACCACTGGTACAAACAAAAAACTAGCACAGATGAATAAAATGTATGTATGAAGTCAGTAGCGGGCAATTAGCAAAACACTGAAGAGGCCCATAAAAGAAAAATCAGGACCAATTATGGCAGAAGTGTTTTGTCATAAACTGAGCATGCTATGACCAATTCATCATAAAAGATTTAGAATTTTCTGATATTTTAGGGAGGATATACTGTGATAGGAGCAAAGAGTATCTGGCACTTGATTCCCAAAATCAAATGAAGTGTTCTGAAATTATCTGAACTCAATTAATGCAGTCAGTCTCCTGGGTGCTAACCCACATTTTCTGACATCCATGTGCTCCCAGAGGGAAGATGAAAATGCTCAGAGGAAGAAAAGGTACACACTTAATCAGGTCATTTGAGTGATCCTCCTACCTTGGGACAATCTTCTCCTGCATAGCCAGCTCTTACAGAATAAGAGCCTATGTCAAACACCAAAGCTCCTACCTCATCTACAGAAACAAGACAAGGGTGTGGATTAACATTTATCTGAATATTAAAGCCAATGTTTTGATAAAAAAATACACAGAAGACCTACCTGTAAGGCATTTtcgcaaaacaaaaacaaaaaaaaaacgtttgaCAGTCAATAGGTTACTTGTTGCTATACATTTATCTGTTTATTATACATCTTCTGCTGCTAAACATTTTTCTACTATTAAAAATTAGTACAAACTAATAGTCCTGAAAACAATATGTTTCTCTGAAAATGATGTCAAACATTTATTAAGCACCAAAGACAAATAGCACAAAATGAAAATTACAAATACAGACCTAAACAAGAATTTGAAGTTTACTTTACATTAAAATCTTAAAAAAACACCACTTCTATaacaatggtaaatggtaaatggcctgtatttgatatagcgccttctagagtcctggaactccccaaggcgctttacaacacaatcagcattcacccattcacacacacattcacacactggtggggatgagctacgatgtagccacagctgccctggggcgcactgacagaggcgaggctgccgagcactggcgccaccggtccctccgaccaccaccagcaggcaacgtgggttaagtgtcttgcccaaggacacaacgacagcgacagactgagcggtactcgaacctgcaaccttctgattacggggcgagcacttaactcctgtgccaccgtaatAAGAAATGCATACCCCTAACAtaggattttcttttctttttattgttAACATTGTTTAACAGCATTGTCCCTGCATAATTATAACAGTCTTGCAGAGCGGTTTCAAAATATAGTATATAACCACATAAATGTTCACAAgcgataaaataaacatttttctgcaGCAATCATATGTAAAATTATTTGTTATAACATATGCAATAGGACAAAATGGTATAGAAGAAATTACCTTACATATTCTCATTTTTGAAATTATCCACATATTAGAGGTATAAATATCAACGACAAGAGTATTTTCAAAACCCACATTAGAAAAAAAACATATGTATTATGTCAAGTTAGTTCAAATAATTTTCTATAATTTTTTCATATCGTTGACATTGACATTTACAGAATCGTGTGATGTTACAATGTAAATAAATACTTTAAAGTCGAACATAAGTTCTGATTTACACCGACACAAATGGCTAGTAATGTCAGTGAACAACAATGTTGTCATGAGCAACATAAACATCAGAAAGAAGCTGAATGGTTTTAACTGTGTCATCCGACTTTCATTCATTTCCTTCTTAATTGCCGCTCTACAACGTGACTCTACCCTAAAATAAGCTACAACAAATCCCCAAAGGGCTGACATTAATAACAAATCTGAAATACCCATCAACATGTGACATTAGACATGCAACGAAAAACGCGTCTCTGGTTTATCGttaagctaacagttagcctaGCTAGCATTCTTGGCAGACTACAAAGCTGGCTAATGCTAAAAGACGGCTCATCGTTGTCTAAATATTACTTAAATCACGAGGTCCCACTCACCGCCTCCATAAACTCCGCCACTCATTTTCTGAGGTATCACAGCAGCACTTGTAAATTAATAGAGTAGATACACAATCGCAAAGcggttaaaaacaacaaaagaaatgtGTTAGCATAGATCTATAACAAAGCAGGCGCCACCGAGCGTAGGAACTACTGTCCAATCAGAATTCAGTAAAGCGGAAGTACTTCCCGTTAGTGACTACAAGTACTTCCCTGCTCTGAACTGGACGTGGCCCTGCCGTGTGCATATCCATGTGAGTGAAAAACTGATAATTAGTGACATTGACTTAGTTTGTAGGAGTTTAAACTACAATCCAGACTGTTGAATTGCTGGCTTTGCAGCAGTGGCGTGTCATTGCGGTTGAAATACGTTACGGATTAATCTCTTAGCGACAAGGTAACCGTGTGCAAACATAAACGAGCATATGAAACACAGACATAAGCGTAATCATGAACCTATCGTTTACTGAAATGGTAGTTCATATTCACTAAAGTCTTGATGAGCGCTGGGAAAACGCCAGTTTTTATTAAAACAGGTTGGATAAATTGCGCAAGCGCAAAAAGTTGAGTAACTATGCGCAGGTGTAATTCTTATGCTAGGAAATAGTTTGAAGCTGACAAATGCATttcaaatttgccatcacttaaTGTAATTTTTGTATAAATATGGAGAAGTTTTATTTAGAAACTTGAATAATTTAATTGTTTATGCAAAATAGACCTTTGCTGGAAGAGGAGTTCTGGCAACGATTATTTCTGAATGCTAACGagatttaaattcatttttaactTTGTTTTCCAGCATCCATGCAGCGCTGTCTGACTCTGACTCTTGCCCGGCACAGCAGGCTCCTTCTGAAAAATAAATTTGCTTCTCTTCACTGTCGTCCTTCAGCAGCGATGTCGAGCCTTCTTATCAACCAGCCCAAATACTCGTGGCTGAAAGAGCTGGGTTTGTTCGAGGATAACCCTGGTGTTTACAATGGGAGCTGGGGCGGCAGCGGTGAGGTCATCACATCATACTGCCCTGCCAATAATGAGCCGATCGCCAGAGTAACTCAGGCAACTTTGGCAGAGTATGAAGAAACGGTCCAGAAGACGAGGGAAGCTTGGAAGGTGTGGGCGGATATTCCAGCTCCTAAAAGAGGCGAGATTGTGAGGCAGATTGGCGATGCACTGAGAAAGAAGATCAATGTGCTTGGAAGTCTGGTGTCTCTAGAAATGGGCAAGATCTATGTGGAGGGAGTGGGTGAAGTTCAAGAGTATGTTGATGTTTGTGATTATGCTGTTGGTTTGTCTAGAATGATTGGTGGACCCATTCTTCCTTCAGAAAGACCAGGACATGCTCTCCTTGAACAGTGGAACCCAGTTGGTCTTGTCGGCATCATCACTGCCTTTAACTTCCCTGTGGCTGTTTATGGCTGGAACAATGCCATCGCTCTGACCTGTGGCAACGTCTGTCTTTGGAAAGGTGCCCCAACTACTCCCCTCACAAGTGTTGCAGTCACCAAGATTGTGGCAGAGGTGCTGGAGAAGAACAACCTGCCAGGAGCTATCTGCTCCATGACCTGTGGTGGGGCTGATATCGGCACTGCCATGGCAAGAGATGAGCGTGTGGATCTGTTGTCTTTCACTGGCAGCACTCATGTTGGTAAGATTGTGGCCATGATGGTGCAGGAGAGGTTTGGACGAAAGCTCCTGGAGCTTGGTGGAAACAATGCCATCATTGTATTTGAAGATGCAGATCTGAACCTTGTGGTGCCCTCTGCTGTCTTTGCTTCTGTGGGAACTGCTGGCCAACGCTGCACCACGACCAGGAGGCTGATGCTGCATGAAAGCATCCATGACACAGTTGTGGAGAGAATATCCAAAGCCTACAAACAAATTCGCATAGGAGATCCCTGGGACCCCAGCACCCTCTATGGCCCTCTGCACACCCAACAAGCTGTGGAGCAATATCTGGCTGCTGTTGAGCAGGCCAAGAAGCAGGGTGGCACTGTGGTTTGTGGAGGAAAGGTGATGGACCGTCCAGGAAACTACGTGGAACCCACCATCGTCACAGGACTGGCTCACAACGCACCCATCGTCCACACCGAAACTTTTGTCCCCATCCTGTACGTCCTCAAGTTCAAGACGGAAGAGGAGGCGTTCGCATGGAACAATGAAGTCAAGCAGGGTCTATCCAGCAGCATCTTTACCAAAGATATGGGAAGAGTCTTCcgttggctcgggcccaaaggatccGACTGCGGAATTGTGAATGTCAATATTCCTACAAGTGGAGCTGAGATTGGAGGAGCCTTTGGTGGAGAGAAGCACACAGGTGGTGGAAGGGAGTCGGGCAGCGACTCGTGGAAGCAGTATATGAGGCGCTCGACGTGCACGATAAACTACAGCAAAGATCTGCCTCTGGCCCAGGGCATCAAGTTTGAGTGAAGATGTCAAAAAGGGCAAAGCTAAAGAGaagatatgaagatttatgatagCGGTTTGCATTAAAATAGGTAATTTCAAATTCAACAAAACCTTGAAATAATTGTAGATCATGATTTGGTTGTGGTTATAGTCCTGGAGTTAAAATTGTTGTAGATGTTTTCTGTTAAAGGTCAGATCTTGTCTCAAAATCTTCATGTACAATTTTCTACAACTTTTAATTCAGCTTGGAAGCTTAATGACTGTCCTTTATACTGTAAAATTCAATAAATgtcactttattttgaaaagaaatATGGCAAAGGACCATTTTTATTTGTAGACTCATTTCTAGACAGGTTTAAGGTATTTTCTGACAGCCATATAACACCGGCGGAACACAAAAATAACCCCTAACATTTATGAGgatgcttttttttattttactttcagaAACGGAGCATTAGAAGATATTTGCAGTTACAACTACAGTTTTGCATTTGCATTGTCTTGTTTGAATATGCAGAATCAGTAATTGCTAGAATTGGTTTTGGCTTTTAGGTTGGATCACGAGCAACTGCTTCAAGAACAACTAGTATCAGCCAATGAAAGGAATCCGACAAAACCAGAACAAAATTGAGagctttaaaccaccaaatgagcacgcacagccactgctgcagctcaccgctccctatgaggatgggtcaaatgcagagatgtaatttccagtGTCGCCCCCCCAGGAAATTTTCTTaacggtggccagatggggctagATTTTGGGGTGGCATGCCAGATTGGTTACTGTGGTAACTGGGCGAGTTTAGTATGTGATGATGCATTGAATGctcttttattctttttcattAGAAGAATAATAAGCATCCAGCATTAGTGGTGTGcagctctacctgcctcacgattcgatctgattccgattatctgcctaaagatttgagttgagtctgaaatgcatcacgattcttcacacatttttcattacttaataaaagcagttgcTTATAATGTGCTGTTATTGTTACGTGCGACTCCATTGCAGTTGACGTCCATGAATCACTTTACTCATTGATTCCATTACCTGGGCTTTGGTTTCGTTGTACAATGCAGGCACAGCAGTTTCTGTGAAGTGTCTTCTTGTCGGTAGGCTGTACTGAGACTCGAGCATCTTCAGGAGGTAGCGAAACCCGGCATTCTCTACCAAAGAAAATGATCCTTAGCAATAAAGCATGCAACAGAATGGGTGATCTTCTTCCCTCTCTCCGAAGCAGACGGTAAAAATGTCAGCGCTTCTTCAATCGTTGGCTGGGATGTGCTCGCTGTTTTTGTGGCCATTGCTGAAGAAGTCCTCGCAGGGTGGAAATGTTCAAAATGTTTGGTCATATTAGTTTTATTCCCAAAGTACTTTAGTTTTGTGTGGCACACCTTACACACAGTGTGCGTCTTGTCAAGCTTTCCGTCTCGCTTATAAAAGCCCAAATGAGCCCTGACATcccatttaaatgtaacgggtgcatctttgattactggtaatgttcgccctgtatccctgtccgccatttctgttttaaattggcgctagggaaaCACAgcacgcatgtcattgcaactctgcccctggAAGTAGTCGTAAAACCTCAagactttattgtcctcgcacgtccagaacatcgacatagacatagggagaaaatctcattatgtcacattGCTGCATCCATGCAAAATCATGCACGaccgaatcgcgatgcatcttagaatcgatcatttttcccacctctatccAGCATACTTACCTCAAATTTGAAGAAAGTTTTTCACAAAAACTAAGAGATTTAAACTTGTTTTGGAAATGGTGAGCAAGAGAGACATAGATACTttttaaaatcagattttttttgtcattaattgtatattttttgtTGGGTTTTACATTTATGTCTGATTAAATAATATAAATTTCAGTGTTTCCTCTAGAAATGTTTCCAGGCAGGGTGGGTGCGCACAGAACATTTAGCCTCTGTGCATCTTCCGTTAGAGCGGGGGGGCATGGAACCTTTCGCTTCCCTGCGTCTCCTATGTTCAATTAATATGATTAAAgatggactgcacaccatcagaaaatgtaactccaccccttgtcaagttttgaaaaatgccatgaaagtgggcgttgccaggaggcacggagtggcatggccaagtgtggggaatttccatcctgggagggagggggagttggaggagactgtaccgatgacgtgaaattgttccagccccagtcaatcacaagtttaaaatgcagtagctgctgttctaCCACGGGGGGCAGAcctaagacgtttttagacctagattctagtttTAATcacgtttacacaaacatgtcaaagaatgcacagaaacagaaagattgcatttgtaaagacccaattatacagtttataagcaaaaaaatatttatttggggGTTTAGTTGCTCTTTAATTAAAGAACATTGGTCTCCTCTGGGATGGCCAGCAATAAGACTGGCTACTCCTTGGGGGCGCCActggtaatttcaccagtgtgagatgatgactaatgggactgttTCTCTTGAGTTAGAAaaattggtaacactttacaataatggttcttttattaatgttacttagtgcattattaagcattaataaactattaaacaaAGTAttaactgcttaaccatattatgtaatgcattactgagaagacccccccctccccccggccctttgtcctaaccttaaggattacACTTAATAGTTAATAATGATAATATTAATAAAGGAACCCTAATATAAAGTGTTACATAAAAATCTATATTACATTATCTAGCTGAGTTCTACAGAAGCTTAATGGCTCCATCCAAGGATTTTATAATAAGCTGCTTTGTTGATCTCCTATTTACTCATTTTCAATCAAATTATGACATGAAGCAGAACTGAGATCATATTTAGTTACTTTTTAGACAAAACAGTTATTTTGTTGGTTGATTAGCTAAATATGCAGCTAATCTGGATTATTTAtttcacatggcagcacaaaatccCCGCTCTGTTCCTTTAATAAAACTACTACTCCATCTTCTCCACTCCCACCCCTGGGTTCTCTCTCCCACCCACTCAGCCGCTCTCCACTCATCCTTCAGCTCTACGCCTCTCCTCCCAGAGCAGCAGCATCTCTGCTCAAAGGAGGAGTGAAACCACGGCTCAGAGAACAACTCACAATCCAAAGCCACTAGGACACGCAGAAAAGCTACTTCCTCTGCTACTCGTCCACACTGGAAAAAGGTAGATCcactgcttgtttttttattttatttatttatttatttcaaaaatatttaatatttttctgcACAGTAGAATGTGTCCTATATGTTCTGCCACGCTATCACAAATGTATAGGAAAGTTCCTAAAACTGAACTACATTTTGTCTCACTTTTTTTGAAAATCATGATTATCAAAACAAACATGGAGATAAAATAAATTTCTACTAGAATTGCAGAATGATCAAAGGAAAGTGTGGTACTGGGTGGCGTTTGGTCTTTAGGCAGCCAGGAGGTAACACCCTGGTCTTATCTCATGTTTACAACCTGCGGTGCTCCAAAATGTCACATAAAAATAATTACGGGATTATGGTAATAAATTAATGATCTGGTATCATAGTGGTGCAGCTGTGACAGGAGGCATTTGAAAAGGGTGACATTAACTCACCAGGGTTATTCCTCACttcctttattatttttttcacccCTCACACTTGTGCAATTCACTCTTTAGGAAACATGTCAGCTCAGGCTTTGCTGAAAGTCCTGAGTTTAAAGAAGTCTTTAGAATTCCCCTAGTCTCAGACAATCCCACTTCTGCTCTTACATTTCTTCTTAAGACTTTTCTTcagaaaaattaaaaacaaatcaCTGATTCAGATATTAAACTGGTGTTTCTTGTTATGACACCGAGCAGACATTTCCTAACAGGAAACAGCTCTGAAACGGCATTACTCATAGGGTGTCTCACTCTTTTACAATTTTACTTTTAAAACCTACAGCAATCTTTGTTGCCGTGCCTTTGCTAACGCGTTCATGACGGGACGCATGTCTGTGGCACACTGCTTGGGGCAGCAGcacctcaggaggtagagtgggttatccagtaatcagaaggttgcaggtttgatcctggctcctgccagagaatgctgctgttgtgtccttgtgcaagacttaacccaccttgcctgctagtaGTGGTCATatagaccggtggcacctgtgcttggaaagcttcacctctgtcagtgcgccccagggcagctgtggctataatgtagctcatccccaccagggtgtgaatggatgaatgatacactggagtgtaaagcgctttggagtcctctgactcagaaaggcacaatacaagtgtgggtcatttatcaaaaGCAAACCTAACTTGTTATTCTGCAGCTTTATCGCTGAACAATAAGGTGTTTTTCACTAAGATCAGACTAAAAAATCCCCCTAATGTCATAAATGTAATGTGGTTACATCATTTTCTGTAGTTGCCATCATGATTGAGGTCCTTAAAATTAACCAGCTTTCCCTACATTTGTTTACTGCtcagtttgttttttcttttatacAATCAAGCTTTGGGTTTTAGTGGCATTTTTTGCAGGTTGTCTTTGAAATTTCAGAGTTTTAGGGTAAGTGTTTTAATTGGACCGTTACAAAAATACTTGTTCTCCTTGTTTTAGATAAGATGTTTGACGAGGAACAGAGCAGAGGTGCAACAGAGAGCTGTTTATGTAAAATCAGTCACATTTGACCAAGTTATAAGACAATCACAcatcattttgttcatttttgaTGAGAGACGTGTTTAATATATGCCTCTGACTCTTCACGTGTCCATGCAGTTTTAttgtcgtcgtcttcgtcttcctctgcttatccgggtccaggtcgctggggcagcatcccaactagggagctccagaccgttctctccccggccacctccaccagctcctccggcaggactccaaggcgttcccggaccagattggagatgtaacctctccaacgtgtcctgggtcgacccgggggcctcctgccggcaggacatgcccgaaacacctccccagggaggcatctaggaggcatcctgaccagatgcccgaaacacctcaactgactcctttcgatctggagaagcagtggttctactccgagtccctcccgaatgtctgagctcctcatcctacctctaaggctgagcctggccaccctacggaggaaactcattttggccgcttgtatccgtgatctcgttctgtccgtcattacccaaagctcatgaccataggtgaggattgggacgtagatcgaccggtaaatcgagagcctggcttcctggctcagctccctcttcaccacgacagatcggcccaacgtccgcatcactgcagatgctgaaccaatccgcctgttgatctcccaatccctcctaccctcactcgtgaacaagaccccgagatactaggacctctctcccgacccggagttggcaagccacccttttccggtcgagaaccatgatctcagatttggaggtgctgatcctcatcccagccgcttcacactcggccgtgaacctacccagcaagagctgaaggtcagagctggatgaagctaggaggaccacatcatccgcaaaaagcagagacgagattctcctgccaccaaactcgacacactccacaccacggctgcacctagaaattttgTCCGTAAAGGTAATGaaaagaaccggtgacaaagggcagccctggcggagtccaaccctcaccaggaacaggtccgacttactaccggctatgcggaccaaactcacgctcctctggtaaagggactgaatggccctgaaCAGAaatccacccaccccatactcctggagcgtcccccacagggtgcccctggggacacgatcataagccttctccaaatccacaaaacacatgtggattggttggaaaaactcccatgccccctccatcacccttgcaagggtatagagctggtccacagttccacggccaggacgaaaaccacattgctcctcctcaatctgagattcaactatcgattggaccctcctctccagtaccttggagtagacctttccagggaggctgaggagtgtgatccccctatagttggaacataccctccggtcacccttcttaaagatggggaccaccaccccggtctgccactccacaggcactgcctccgatgaccacgcaatgttgcagagacgtgtcaaccatgacagccctacaacatccatagccttgagatacccaggacaaatttCATCCGCCCCCGAgaatccgccgctgtgtagttgtttgactacctcagcaacttctgcccccgagattggacagtccatcctcaggtctcccggctctggttcctcctcggaatgcgcttaggtgagattgaggagctcctcaaagtattccttccaccgtccgactatagccccagttgacgtcagcagctccccatccccactgtaaacagtgtgagcaagttgctgccttcctctcctgaggcgccggacagtttgccagaatctctttggagccgatcgatagtctttctccatggcctcatcgaactcctcccacgcccgagattttgcctcagcaactgccactgctgcaccccgcttggctatccggtacctgtctgctgcatccggagacccacagaccagccacgccctgtaggcctccttcttcagcctgacggctccccgaacctctggtgtccaccagcgggtacgggggttgccaccacgactggcaccagccaccttgcgaccacagctagaaacagccgcctcaacaatcgcagagtggaacaaggcccactctgagtcaatgtcccccactgctctcgggacgcggtcaaagctctgccggaggtgggagttgaagaacgtcttgacaggttcttctgccaggtattcccagcagaccctcactatgcgtttgggtctgccaggtctacgcgtcaTCTcctcctgccatctgatccaactcaccaccaggtggtggtcagttgacagctccgctcctctcttcactctggtgtccaaaacatacggtcgcaggtcagatgatgcaggtctatcattgacctgcgacctaggctgccctggtaccaagtgtaccgatgggcatccttatgtttgaacatggtcgttatggccaaactgcagcttgcacataagtccaataacgaaacaccactcgagttcagatcagccgggccgttcctcccaatcacacccctccaggtcaagctgtcattgcccacgtgagcattgaagtcccccagcaggacaatggagtcccctgatggagcactatctagcacttgtcccagggactccataaagggtgggtactctgaactgatatttggcccataagcacaaacaacagtcaggacccgttccccaacccaaaggcgcagggaagctatccTCTGGTCCCCCGggttaaaccccaacacacaggcagagagtcttggggctaacaaaaagccaaccccagccctccgcctctcacccagagcaactccagcaaaggagagtgtccaacccctctcaaggacttgggttccagagccaatgctatgtgtcgaagtGAGTCTGACTAAATCTAGCTGGTaccgctccttccccgccagcgaggtgacgttccatgtcccaaaaaccagtttccttgtccggggatcggaccgccaaggctcccgcctcagtctgccacctggtctacagttggatgagcccatgtatccggttcgggcttggcccggccgggccccatgggcaaaagcccggccaccaggcactcgctcacgggccccaaccccaggcctggctccagggtgggaccccggtaaccctccggaccgggtactccgactctttgaatttacattcgCAGTTTTATGATTTATTGATTTGATGATGCTTTAAACCCACCACATTCTAAAAGCTGCAGCAGTTTCATAGAAAattattctttttcttttacttcataAACATCTTGAAGGAACTGATTCTCTAAAAACTAGTTTGGTTTCTTTTATTCACAGAATATTGTTTCTGGAAGACTACACATAATTTTAACAGATTTTTTAGCATGGTTTTTGTACAGAATAATATTTCTGAACTGATTTATCAAGTCATGTCATTGTCAAAAATGTAACTCAATTATATATTACTGTAGGAATGCTGCATATTTTGCACAAAACACAGAACCCAGAAACGTGTCTGAATCTATTTCCCTCATCACAGAGAAATGAAGGTGGTGAAGGCATCTGGAGCTTAGTATTCTAAGTCACTTTGCACACTTTAAGAGGGTCCTCTATAAAAATAAATCCATTATGCATAGCAGTTCTGGCTCTCCCTGGTATTTCTCCTACCTTCTTGACGTCAGTTGCCATTTGTGGGGGTTACTCTGGCAACGGCCAGCCTCCCCGGGAGATGTCTGGCGGATAAGACAGCCCAGATGAAGCCTTTTAAGGCTCTAATGCTGCTTCACCTCTTAATTGTCTTTGATTCAGTAAAAGTATTACACAAAGATT is a genomic window containing:
- the aldh7a1 gene encoding alpha-aminoadipic semialdehyde dehydrogenase, with the translated sequence MQRCLTLTLARHSRLLLKNKFASLHCRPSAAMSSLLINQPKYSWLKELGLFEDNPGVYNGSWGGSGEVITSYCPANNEPIARVTQATLAEYEETVQKTREAWKVWADIPAPKRGEIVRQIGDALRKKINVLGSLVSLEMGKIYVEGVGEVQEYVDVCDYAVGLSRMIGGPILPSERPGHALLEQWNPVGLVGIITAFNFPVAVYGWNNAIALTCGNVCLWKGAPTTPLTSVAVTKIVAEVLEKNNLPGAICSMTCGGADIGTAMARDERVDLLSFTGSTHVGKIVAMMVQERFGRKLLELGGNNAIIVFEDADLNLVVPSAVFASVGTAGQRCTTTRRLMLHESIHDTVVERISKAYKQIRIGDPWDPSTLYGPLHTQQAVEQYLAAVEQAKKQGGTVVCGGKVMDRPGNYVEPTIVTGLAHNAPIVHTETFVPILYVLKFKTEEEAFAWNNEVKQGLSSSIFTKDMGRVFRWLGPKGSDCGIVNVNIPTSGAEIGGAFGGEKHTGGGRESGSDSWKQYMRRSTCTINYSKDLPLAQGIKFE